The following proteins are encoded in a genomic region of Cataglyphis hispanica isolate Lineage 1 chromosome 9, ULB_Chis1_1.0, whole genome shotgun sequence:
- the LOC126851850 gene encoding uncharacterized protein LOC126851850, translating into MLPGIPSILYRDEIGIEDCECQDHKALAHVHNLVPMYWEKKNSPGSSFSPLGITTWLLEARKPMETSLIGTVEEMTRLRAETTFIYVKAVLREGQIKVNCDVRNQKYAGTSQKDLDNLRDHIMFPAEKIAVLHTIARGFTGQTFQSDTVSLQDLLDENSLNKIYSNTLTKIWDGFTTFGAATAGVFGIFIIIRIIKIVFDTLIHGYALHAAYGCSLHLLGAIWSSFTHLLLYLANRPQTDTNTPTTPKETCDQNTETNAPSNEPQEIPIVYTFRDLRARLDE; encoded by the exons ATGCTACCTGGAATAccaagtatattatatagagatGAG ATAGGTATCGAAGATTGTGAATGTCAGGATCACAAAGCTTTGGCGCACGTGCATAATCTAGTTCCTATGTATTGGGAGAAGAAGAACAGCCCCGGTAGTAGTTTTTCACCCTTAGGAATTACTACTTGGTTACTAGAAGCTAGGAAACCCATGGAAACTAGTTTAATAGGCACTGTTGAAGAAATGACAAGACTAAGAGCAGAAACTACATTCATTTATGTTAAAGCGGTATTAAGAGAGGGTCAAATTAAGGTAAATTGTGATGTtag aaatcaaaaatatgcggGGACGTCACAAAAAGATTTAGACAATCTAAGAGATCATATCATGTTTCCTGCGGAGAAAATAGCCGTACTTCATACCATCGCCAGAGGATTCACAGGACAAACATTTCAATCCGACACAGTATCGTTACAAGATCTATTGGATGAAAAttcattaaacaaaatatacagtAACACGTTAACCAAGATTTGGGATGGTTTTACTACCTTCGGCGCTGCGACAGCCGGAGTATTtggcatatttattattataagaattataaaaattgtatttgataCACTTATACATGGTTATGCGTTACACGCTGCATATGGATGCAGTCTACATTTACTAGGAGCCATATGGAGTTCTTTTACACACTTACTTTTATATCTTGCGAATAGACCACAAACAGACACAAACACACCGACAACACCGAAAGAAACCTGCGACCAAAATACAGAGACTAATGCGCCGTCGAACGAACCACAGGAAATTCCAATCGTTTATACATTTAGGGACTTACGTGCCAGattagatgaataa
- the LOC126852025 gene encoding maltase A2-like codes for MSVLIGCAALVVGIITTMPKKCDPQVEWWQSSTFYEIFPASFQDSTKGADRISDLRGIIMRLNYLKKLGVIRLNSIFSASHYPEYYSEISNMTDVNKDLGTTKDFSVLVREIQKRNMSIILDLPLYPFIKTLSNQSASTAKVNGIEWLRDKRDAANDRVREPSALPASVETIRDVLSSIPPPLKKARREISSSSRLNHQQKDPTVRLSNFGN; via the coding sequence ATGTGATCCTCAGGTGGAATGGTGGCAAAGCAGCACTTTCTACGAAATATTCCCGGCATCTTTTCAGGACTCGACAAAAGGAGCCGACAGAATCAGCGATTTGCGTGGAATAATTATGCggctaaattatttaaaaaaacttggagttattcgattaaattcgatattttcaGCATCGCATTATCCAGAATATTACTCGGAAATTAGTAATATGACAGATGTAAATAAAGATCTGGGTAcaacaaaagatttttctgtTCTTGTACGCGAGATTCAAAAACGAAATATGAGTATAATTTTGGATTTGCCTTTGTATCCATTCATAAAGACCTTGAGTAACCAATCGGCATCTACAGCGAAAGTAAATGGAATTGAATGGCTTCGGGATAAGCGAGATGCTGCAAATGATCGAGTTCGCGAGCCATCCGCACTGCCTGCATCAGTCGAAACTATTCGTGATGTCTTATCATCTATACCACCACCGCTAAAGAAGGCGAGAAGGGAAATATCCTCGTCGAGTCGTTTAAATCATCAACAAAAAGATCCCACAGTGAGGCTATCAAATTTTGGCAATTGA
- the LOC126851851 gene encoding uncharacterized protein LOC126851851, whose product MQGVSQGEAELLIRTLPTTGENFDRAWKALRDYYENKHLLVRSYIARFLALQRVKGESSTDLRTLYHGVLNTVGSLESIGRPITSGEDLFVHLVVDLMDSQSRREWENAISDTTDPPAYKELIQFLDRRLHTVESLQPSKPEPSAAKPGATSGRSPRVHNVRKPESNRGQCSLCHKDHYIMFCDAYKAKTAAERRQHVERHQLCFNCLGKHKVSDCSSKKTYSICDARHHSTLHDACKQTEVAKSSLSANRASKATSAVLLATARVRVADKFGVLHTARALIDQGSEVSIVAESLAQRLQLSRTPASTDIVGVGGQLTGARGRVELALTPLHDGPPLRVSALILRQLTLYTGGIRVSRNTWPHIDGIELADPDFFAADPVELLLGADVCAAILQPGLRRGGRRQPMAQRTTLVWILSGSVGTAAATRSAQTHHCCRDGDLHGLVQEFWRQEEIVVKAIPPTTEEQEAEDHFVRTHARDTSGRFVVRLPLRVPLPDLAGRKRTAARLLGHMEHRFARDEQLKQLYTDFMREYEVLGHMSLFQPAGAAGLADCYLPHRGVMRKGNSAKIRVVFNGSSTVPSGASLNRHLKVGPNLLPALEDILLRWRVHRFVLASDIEKMYRQILVAPEDRHLQRILWRYEDQTAPQTYQLNTVTYGLACAPFLALRSLRQLADDEEVHFPHGSAALRQDVYMDDILTGAPSIEEAMDLQRQLTELCTAGGFPLRKWSANDPRLLTRIAPEHRSHRDLLSWTPQESHATLGLHWHPSGDHFSFSTRSIRVPINTKRSVLSLTARLFDPLGWLAPTIVRAKIRFQSTWLQGVDWDTPLDEASAQQWSRFQEDLPRLEEIRAPRRVPIDHADARIELHGFADASERAYAAVIYARTETRHDESTIILLSAKTRVAPLRTVTTPLELCAASLLARLVVHLRQTLGTGDALIHLWSDSTVALGWICGHPSRWKVYVANRVAEIQATLSGAYWHHLPGTENPADCASRGISPSELVAHPSGEGVRSGFRPNGPSESQSGPFWFLLEPAPLLRVSRSTELFLSWPSSREEELIGDLPEERVRAHAAVAPLPEATEPEELTRFSSLNRLLRVTGWCRRWRRVHAVKHPSLIAASLPSAKGTLSASECDDARIAWIRVVQAAAYKEELRALARGASMPNKSNLTKLTPFTDPLGILRVGGRIKHALLSYDERHPMILPRSSHFTQLIIEEYHRRTMHGGVQLTLGSIRQSYWIPRGRQLVKATIQRCVTCVRWRAATQQQLMGDLPRLRVTPARPFLRTGVDYAGPIQLRTTKGRGHRSYKAFVAVFVCLSTKAVHLEVVSDYSADAFLAALKRFTARRGLCRSLHSDCGTNFVGADAQLRAFFAASNPAQRQIADQLATDRIHRDFNPPSAPHFGGLWEAAVKSLKHHLRRVLGESSQHLRGDVHPLFDRV is encoded by the exons ATGCAGG GCGTGTCTCAAGGGGAAGCGGAACTTCTCATCCGCACCCTGCCCACAACAGGAGAGAATTTTGATCGTGCGTGGAAGGCTCTCAGAGACTACTACGAGAACAAGCATCTGCTCGTGCGATCGTACATCGCGAGGTTCCTGGCTCTTCAACGCGTAAAGGGTGAATCGAGCACAGATTTGCGTACGCTTTATCACGGCGTTTTGAACACCGTCGGCTCCCTCGAGAGCATCGGTCGACCGATAACAAGCGGCGAGGACTTGTTTGTTCACCTCGTTGTCGATCTCATGGACTCCCAGTCCCGCCGAGAATGGGAGAACGCGATAAGCGACACGACGGACCCGCCGGCGTACAAGGAGTTGATCCAATTCCTCGACCGACGGCTGCACACGGTCGAATCGCTGCAGCCGTCCAAGCCGGAACCGAGTGCCGCAAAACCGGGCGCGACTTCCGGACGTTCTCCGCGAGTGCATAATGTGCGGAAACCGGAAAGCAATCGCGGCCAATGCTCTTTGTGTCACAAGGATCATTACATAATGTTTTGTGACGCGTACAAGGCCAAGACAGCAGCGGAGCGACGGCAGCACGTAGAGAGACATCAGCTGTGCTTCAACTGTCTCGGGAAGCACAAGGTGAGTGACTGCTCGTCGAAAAAGACGTACTCGATCTGCGATGCGCGGCATCACTCGACGCTACACGACGCGTGCAAACAAACCGAAGTAGCCAAATCATCACTTTCCGCGAATCGAGCTTCGAAAGCAACGTCAGCTGTGCTTCTCGCGACGGCGCGCGTCCGCGTGGCCGACAAGTTCGGCGTCCTTCACACTGCACGAGCCCTCATCGACCAAGGATCCGAAGTGTCAATCGTCGCTGAGTCATTGGCCCAGCGATTGCAATTGTCCCGGACTCCTGCCTCGACAGACATTGTCGGCGTTGGCGGTCAACTCACGGGCGCACGGGGCAGAGTCGAGCTCGCGCTCACGCCGCTGCACGACGGTCCGCCGCTGCGAGTTTCAGCACTCATCTTACGCCAGCTGACGCTCTACACCGGTGGCATTCGAGTGAGTCGCAACACGTGGCCACACATTGACGGCATCGAGCTCGCCGACCCGGACTTCTTCGCAGCCGACCCAGTTGAGCTTCTCCTTGGAGCGGACGTCTGCGCAGCCATTCTGCAACCCGGCCTTCGACGTGGAGGGCGTCGGCAGCCAATGGCCCAGAGGACAACTCTGGTTTGGATTCTCTCGGGTTCCGTCGGCACTGCAGCCGCAACCCGGTCCGCCCAGACTCACCACTGCTGCCGCGACGGCGACCTTCACGGCTTGGTGCAGGAGTTTTGGCGACAGGAGGAGATCGTGGTCAAGGCCATTCCACCCACCACGGAAGAGCAGGAAGCCGAGGACCACTTCGTCCGGACACATGCGCGGGACACCAGCGGCCGCTTTGTCGTGCGTCTGCCTCTCAGGGTGCCGCTCCCAGACCTCGCGGGAAGGAAGCGCACCGCAGCCCGCTTGCTCGGGCACATGGAACACAGGTTCGCCCGAGACGAACAGCTGAAGCAACTGTACACGGACTTCATGCGGGAGTATGAAGTCCTGGGGCACATGTCCCTCTTCCAGCCTGCCGGCGCTGCAGGACTGGCAGACTGCTACCTGCCTCACCGTGGCGTGATGCGCAAGGGGAACTCAGCCAAAATCCGAGTCGTCTTCAATGGCTCATCCACGGTTCCTTCAGGAGCCAGTCTCAACAGGCATCTCAAGGTGGGACCCAACCTGCTGCCCGCCTTGGAGGACATTTTGCTGCGGTGGCGAGTCCATCGCTTCGTGCTGGCGAGCGACATCGAGAAGATGTATCGCCAGATTCTCGTTGCGCCGGAGGATCGCCATCTCCAGAGGATTCTGTGGCGCTACGAGGACCAGACTGCTCCGCAAACCTACCAGCTCAATACCGTAACATACGGACTGGCCTGTGCTCCGTTCCTGGCGTTGCGCTCTTTGCGACAACTCGCCGATGACGAGGAGGTCCACTTCCCCCATGGCTCAGCGGCGCTGCGCCAGGATGTCTACATGGATGACATCCTCACGGGCGCACCCTCCATCGAGGAAGCCATGGACCTCCAGCGGCAGCTAACGGAGCTGTGCACGGCGGGCGGGTTTCCACTCAGGAAGTGGTCGGCCAATGACCCCCGCCTACTAACGCGCATTGCGCCGGAGCACCGGTCACACCGTGACCTATTGTCATGGACGCCGCAGGAGAGTCACGCCACTCTCGGTCTCCACTGGCATCCGAGCGGAGAccacttttctttttccaccAGGTCCATCAGGGTGCCAATCAACACGAAGCGGTCCGTCCTCTCGCTGACGGCCCGCCTCTTCGATCCACTGGGCTGGCTGGCTCCGACCATCGTACGGGCCAAGATCCGGTTTCAGTCCACGTGGCTGCAAGGCGTGGACTGGGACACTCCGTTGGACGAGGCTAGCGCGCAGCAGTGGAGCAGGTTCCAGGAAGACCTCCCTCGTCTGGAGGAAATCCGAGCCCCGCGACGCGTGCCCATCGACCATGCAGACGCCCGAATCGAGCTGCATGGCTTTGCGGACGCATCCGAGCGGGCCTACGCCGCCGTCATCTACGCGAGGACGGAAACCCGCCACGATGAAAGCACGATTATTCTCCTTTCAGCAAAGACCAGGGTAGCGCCGTTGAGGACGGTCACTACCCCGCTTGAGCTCTGCGCGGCCTCGTTACTCGCCCGGCTAGTGGTACACCTTCGCCAGACTCTCGGCACAGGAGACGCGCTCATCCATCTGTGGTCCGACTCGACGGTCGCATTGGGCTGGATCTGCGGCCACCCCTCACGCTGGAAAGTGTACGTCGCGAACCGCGTCGCCGAGATTCAGGCGACCTTGTCGGGAGCATACTGGCACCATCTCCCGGGGACGGAGAACCCTGCTGACTGCGCATCGCGGGGAATCTCCCCGAGCGAACTAGTCGCTCATCCCTCTGGTGAAGGTGTCCGCTCTGGCTTTCGGCCCAACGGGCCCTCCGAAAGCCAGAGCGGACCCTTCTG GTTCCTCCTGGAACCTGCTCCACTGCTGCGCGTTAGCCGTTCAACGGAGCTCTTCCTCTCGTGGCCGTCATCACGAGAGGAAGAGCTCATCGGGGACCTGCCGGAGGAGCGCGTCAGAGCGCACGCCGCCGTTGCGCCATTACCGGAGGCGACCGAACCAGAGGAGCTGACACGGTTCTCCTCGCTCAATCGTCTGTTAAGAGTGACGGGGTGGTGCCGACGATGGAGGCGCGTGCATGCGGTCAAGCACCCGTCGCTCATCGCAGCGAGCCTGCCCTCGGCAAAGGGCACTCTGTCAGCCTCCGAATGCGACGACGCTCGTATAGCATGGATCCGGGTGGTGCAGGCTGCCGCGTACAAGGAGGAATTGAGAGCGCTCGCGCGGGGAGCGTCCATGCCGAACAAGAGCAATCTCACTAAACTCACTCCATTTACAGATCCTCTAGGCATCCTAAGGGTTGGCGGGCGGATCAAGCACGCCCTCCTATCGTATGACGAGAGGCACCCGATGATCCTGCCCAGATCATCCCACTTCACGCAGCTCATCATCGAGGAGTATCACCGGCGAACGATGCACGGAGGCGTGCAGCTCACCCTCGGGTCCATTAGACAAAGCTACTGGATCCCCAGAGGACGTCAATTGGTAAAGGCCACGATCCAGCGGTGCGTCACCTGTGTCCGCTGGCGGGCGGCCACGCAACAGCAGCTTATGGGGGACCTGCCACGGCTCCGCGTCACTCCTGCCAGGCCATTTCTGCGCACCGGCGTGGACTACGCCGGCCCCATCCAGCTGCGCACAACGAAGGGTCGCGGTCACCGCTCGTACAAGGCCTTTGTCGCGGTCTTTGTGTGCCTTAGCACAAAGGCAGTGCACCTCGAGGTCGTGTCGGACTATTCGGCCGACGCCTTCCTGGCCGCCTTGAAGAGATTTACCGCGCGGCGCGGGCTGTGTCGCAGCCTCCACAGCGACTGCGGTACCAACTTCGTCGGAGCAGACGCACAGCTCCGAGCCTTCTTCGCCGCGAGCAACCCAGCACAGCGCCAAATCGCCGATCAGCTGGCCACCGACCGCATTCATAGGGACTTCAACCCGCCCTCAGCACCTCACTTTGGCGGCCTGTGGGAAGCGGCGGTGAAGTCGCTCAAGCACCACCTCCGCAGGGTGCTAGGAGAATCATCACAACACCTACGAGGAGATGTGCACCCTCTTTTCGACCGAGTATAG
- the LOC126851852 gene encoding LOW QUALITY PROTEIN: fatty acid synthase-like (The sequence of the model RefSeq protein was modified relative to this genomic sequence to represent the inferred CDS: inserted 1 base in 1 codon): MKMIIIKIRKENEPLDAPILAHPRYYCLERKCYIVLGGLGGFGLELIDWLILRDAKNLVVTSRTGIKNGYQRSRVTLWQSYGVNIQIVTAVDTSRYRDCEYILKFAEEQGPVDAIFNLAVVLKDDIFKNQSPQTFEETFVSKAWTTKKMDELSRTICTQLRHFVVFSSVSCGRGNAGQTNYGMANSVMERICERRKKEGLHGLAIQWGAIGEVGLIADMRQDHKELVIGGTLQQKISSCLDTLEVFLLQDRSIVSSMVVAEKKKSSQAMNPLEAVANIMGFKNLNIVAPNVLLAELGMDSMMAVEIKQTLEREFDILLTEQDIRNLNFAALRKMINATEQGKTYDVTEAATNILDSFEMFTQKLKDSDLNPNIYVELDTKREVTGNIIFFIPGVDGSASVYKLMESKIKSMAMCLQHXCNMPDVTRSVMKSAAYLLLYVMEKMKDQKEFLIVGYSFGSLIAIELARLLEAKNFIGRLILIDGAPDWIKFLNKKYFNHTSQQELQNDILLYLLKLYLESDNEMIALDLKECSTWEEKLELITARFSEKINILSVENQKLLCTTVYDHIIAAQDYDISLLSRIKSSVILLKPTLTPFTFPEEDYGLHKITESAVQIHYIEGSHITMMDKIASFINEAF; encoded by the exons atgaaGATG ataataataaaaattcgaaaggAAAATGAACCCTTGGATGCGCCTATACTTGCACATCCCCGGTACTACTGCCTGGAACGCAAATGCTATATCGTTTTAGGTGGTCTAGGTGGTTTTGGTTTAGAATTAATTGATTGGTTGATTCTACGTGATGCAAAAAATCTAGTAGTAACCTCGCGAACTGGAATAAAAAACGGTTATCAGCGATCAAGAGTAACGTTATGGCAATCTTACGgtgtaaatatacaaatcgTTACAGCTGTTGATACTTCGAGATATAGAGactgtgaatatatattaaaatttgccgAAGAACAAGGTCCTGTAGATGCTATATTCAATCTCGCAGTTGTGTTGaaagatgatatatttaagaatcaaTCCCCACAAACATTCGAAGAAACCTTCGTGTCAAAGGCATGGACAACGAAAAAGATGGACGAATTATCGAGAACTATTTGCACTCAACTTCGACATTTTGTCGTTTTCTCTTCCGTTTCATGCGGAAGAGGTAACGCAGGCCAAACAAATTACGGAATGGCAAATTCCGTAATGGAAAGAATTtgtgaaagaagaaaaaaagaaggttTACATGGTTTGGCTATACAGTGGGGCGCAATTGGTGAAGTTGGGCTTATCGCAGATATGCGACAAGATCACAAAGAACTTGTTATTGGAGGTACattgcaacaaaaaatatcttcttgTTTGGACACATTAGAAGTATTTCTGCTACAAGATCGGTCAATTGTAAGCAGTATGGTTGTTgctgagaagaaaaaatctaGCCAAGCAATGAATCCACTTGAAGCAGTTGCAAATATTATGG gatttaaaaatttaaacatagtGGCGCCAAATGTATTATTGGCTGAACTAGGAATGGATTCAATGATGGCAGTAGAAATTAAACAAACCTTAGAGAgagaatttgatattttattgacagAACAAGATATTCGAAACCTCAATTTTGCTGCGcttagaaaaatgataaatgcaaCCGAGCAAGGAAAGACGTATGATGTTACTGAAGCTgctacaaatattttagacaGTTTTGAAATGTTTACACAAAAACTTAAGGATTCTGACTTAAatccaaatatttatgtagaacTTGATACAAAAAGGGAAGTTACtggaaacataatattttttataccagGAGTCGACGGATCTGCAAGCGTATATAAACTGATggaatcgaaaattaaatctatggCAATGTGTTTGCAAC GATGCAATATGCCGGATGTTACTCGTTCAGTAATGAAATCAGCTGCATATCTTCTGCTT tatgtaatggagaaaatgaaagatcaaaaagaatttttaatagtggGTTATTCATTTGGATCCTTAATTGCTATCGAATTAGCAAGATTATTAGAAGCTAAGAATTTCATTGGACGGTTAATACTTATAGATGGAGCACCTgattggataaaatttttgaataaaaaatattttaatcatacttCGCAACaagaattgcaaaatgatattttactttatcttcTAAAACTATATCTCGAATCTGACAATGAAATG ATTGCATTAGACCTGAAAGAGTGCAGTACATGGGAGGAAAAATTAGAACTAATTACTGCTCGCTTCTCGgagaagattaatatattaagtgtTGAAAATCAAAAACTCTTATGTACAACGGTTTACGATCATATAATTGCTGCACAAGATtatgatatatctttattgtCACGCATAAAATCatctgtaatattattaaaacctaCACTTACACCTTTCACTTTTCCTGAAGAGGATTATGGTTTACATAag ATTACTGAAAGTGCAGTGCAAATTCATTACATAGAAGGTTCTCATATCACAATGATGGACAAAATAGCATCATTTATTAACGAagcattctaa